One Microtus pennsylvanicus isolate mMicPen1 chromosome 3, mMicPen1.hap1, whole genome shotgun sequence DNA window includes the following coding sequences:
- the Islr gene encoding immunoglobulin superfamily containing leucine-rich repeat protein: MQELCLLCWAVLLNLVQACPESCDCSEKYGFQIADCAYRDLEAVPPGFPANVTTLSLSANRLPGLPEGAFKEVPLLQSLWLAHNEIRSVAAGALASLGQLKSLDVSHNLISEFAWGDLHNLSALQLLKMDSNELAFIPRDAFRSLHALRSLQLNHNRLHSLAEGTFAPLTALSHLQINDNPFDCTCGIVWFKTWALATAVSIPEQDNIACTSPHVLKGTPLSRLPPLPCSAPSVQLSYQPSQDGAELRPGFVLALHCDVDGQPVPQLHWHIHTPGGTVEIASPNVGTDGRTLPGALAASGRPRFQAFANGSLLIPDFGKLEEGTYSCLATNELGSAESSVNVALATPGEGGEDTLGRRFHGKAVEGKGCYTVDNEVQPSGPEDNVVIIYLSRAGAPEAAIAAEGKPAQQLSGLLLLGQSLLVLSLACF; encoded by the coding sequence ATGCAGGAACTGTGCCTGCTTTGCTGGGCTGTTCTCCTGAACCTGGTGCAAGCTTGTCCGGAGTCCTGTGACTGTAGCGAGAAGTATGGCTTCCAGATTGCAGACTGTGCCTATCGTGACCTGGAGGCCGTGCCACCAGGCTTCCCAGCCAATGTGACCACACTGAGTCTGTCAGCCAACAGGCTGCCAGGCCTGCCGGAGGGAGCTTTTAAGGAGGTGCCCCTACTGCAGTCGCTGTGGCTGGCACACAATGAGATCCGCTCGGTGGCTGCTGGTGCCCTGGCCTCTTTGGGCCAGCTCAAGAGTCTGGATGTCAGTCACAATCTCATCTCCGAGTTTGCCTGGGGCGACTTGCACAACCTCAGCGCTCTGCAGTTGCTCAAGATGGACAGCAATGAGCTGGCCTTTATCCCTCGGGATGCCTTCCGCAGCCTCCATGCCCTGCGCTCCCTGCAACTCAATCACAACCGCCTGCACTCTTTGGCTGAGGGCACCTTTGCGCCCCTCACCGCGCTGTCTCACTTGCAGATCAATGACAACCCTTTTGACTGCACCTGCGGCATTGTGTGGTTCAAGACATGGGCCCTGGCTACAGCAGTGTCTATTCCGGAACAGGACAACATTGCCTGTACTTCACCACATGTGCTGAAGGGCACCCCACTGAGCCGTCTGCCACCCCTGCCCTGCTCAGCACCCTCCGTGCAGCTAAGCTACCAGCCCAGCCAGGACGGAGCAGAGCTGCGGCCTGGCTTTGTGCTGGCACTCCACTGTGACGTGGATGGACAGCCAGTCCCCCAGCTTCACTGGCATATCCACACCCCTGGTGGCACAGTGGAGATCGCCAGTCCTAATGTAGGCACCGACGGACGTACCCTACCTGGTGCCCTTGCAGCCAGCGGGCGGCCACGCTTCCAGGCCTTTGCCAACGGTAGTCTACTTATCCCTGACTTTGGCAAGCTGGAGGAGGGCACCTATAGCTGTCTGGCCACCAACGAGCTAGGCAGTGCTGAGAGCTCTGTGAATGTGGCACTGGCCACTCCTGGCGAGGGGGGCGAGGATACACTGGGACGCAGGTTCCATGGCAAAGCAGTGGAGGGCAAAGGATGCTACACAGTTGACAACGAGGTACAGCCGTCTGGACCCGAGGACAATGTGGTTATCATTTACCTCAGCCGTGCCGGGGCCCCAGAGGCTGCAATTGCAGCAGAAGGGAAGCCTGCGCAGCAGCTCTCGGGCCTGCTTCTACTGGGCCAAAGCTTGCTTGTTCTCTCCCTTGCCTGCTTCTAA